A single genomic interval of Luteolibacter arcticus harbors:
- a CDS encoding ATP-binding protein — protein sequence METSDDETVEPTSAHTALEGYFYQLKVSVLFALDLLANKQLTNQIILEPVSEEDLEAEFENEPSALTQGMTVSTKRLVVQCKLRSTGPWKIEDLTRLLAHGKIRKPARDRLKEPNISYLLVTSADLVGVARNLAVAGPWQWNHLKEMPATITKALPAASDGRVAVWSRLDMEKVEHQIDKLLTNRFRVPTSKIANCNAKLEQEALARIKGAGGGIWTRADVINIVSNHDGYDGVSRDLQAFVPPTNWEELKQLMGAKNAVVITGPSGTGKTTTAKALIATLRDASPHLTHVQVSGGPEQIRNDITPGSIVYEIEDPWGKYRAEPTALPWNDAINAFLHSASADRKFVITSRSDVLKAADLKSLDKRYTIELSEGHYRKADRSNLFDNRLKAMPRGEQISALKYKADVTKNLLLPLEIERFFGSAALGAKVDETEATFMHRCIDQAKQELIETTLILGIKERNDWEQAAVIWALMKARKRITFGALEELEPDLYGKLPTLEDKLLPFVSFLVAGGNLKQNAAEISYAHPRVEAGLEEAALKNANKTSRVIGQLVDSLIELDQVTGTDWGTETAALIRAAIFPIKKLKVRVPSTRQAKIDNWLISLLGRNEPTFRDDLALAAKSGSPTCAVAELARWLNESPIDKNWFNMRSWKEPEKPQDWYDWLSNEPHTHAICTTFIQSVLGFAHNSFPSSFYQSVAKLSPNLVSAFRTGISEIIRHGYNLNSESLINGALVDLEGFECVIPEAADEWDRVISSHDRKFELAIHNEDLDSYAADHYSESAAEDGYTAGEVLKSYVVARRDAGEWQKLANHQRRDSFIWDWINCVNGTDDFDEAELIAIGTIASNHRHENLFWDAAKKHFTQSLAELLEVRLREGSDDRSIRASAASTALVHAPALVSKLFSESGGLSVERKLELATDMKESLQADEQTTAAQLAVIEKHTAEAGDDLAQAIHLILDFPNAEASPRSANILRSIPDSARPELNLGVARVLARCGDNVSNRIDRILTTTHNVSKENIELVNRAMELGVAQDNQRLITVGLSHEFARCRVTAMNAFFSKSSTPLPPELRDMRRDSSSLVRKRLVAMLEERPHDSHTDALIDLTFDTWTPDHHGQDDVEYPIAEKAAKLLLAQATLSNDAYKRIIKSLKKSDNNSVRMTLLQSMVKHGSPARRDKIVEIAIGEGNPIFQRLSAKALYFQSEFLEERQLDLIADENVGSVSSEVACWLVLTLVARSSDARILKLTESLAINADRSVLNALIYLATFDNVRDKLNSAIANLLPASKISALNDTLSSGDTSDLDYLDYLDDLGEVRMVEEVKDFIRAFA from the coding sequence ATGGAAACTTCGGATGACGAAACCGTGGAACCTACAAGTGCTCACACCGCACTGGAGGGATATTTTTACCAGCTCAAGGTTTCCGTCCTATTCGCCCTCGATCTACTTGCTAACAAACAGCTCACTAATCAAATCATCTTGGAGCCTGTCAGCGAAGAGGATCTCGAAGCAGAATTCGAAAACGAACCAAGTGCTTTGACCCAAGGAATGACGGTCAGCACAAAACGTCTGGTAGTGCAATGCAAGCTACGCAGCACCGGTCCTTGGAAGATTGAAGATCTTACGAGACTCCTGGCTCACGGAAAAATCCGAAAACCTGCAAGAGATCGTCTGAAAGAGCCCAATATCAGCTACCTTCTTGTGACATCAGCGGACCTTGTCGGTGTTGCGCGAAACTTGGCAGTCGCAGGCCCGTGGCAGTGGAATCACCTGAAGGAAATGCCCGCAACAATAACGAAGGCGCTACCTGCGGCGTCTGACGGGCGAGTCGCCGTCTGGAGTCGTTTGGACATGGAGAAAGTTGAGCATCAAATTGACAAACTATTGACCAATCGGTTCCGCGTTCCGACCAGCAAAATAGCGAATTGTAACGCGAAACTTGAACAAGAAGCTCTCGCCCGCATTAAGGGTGCTGGAGGTGGCATCTGGACCCGCGCCGACGTCATCAACATCGTCAGCAATCACGACGGATACGACGGGGTGTCGAGAGATCTCCAGGCATTCGTGCCGCCGACAAACTGGGAAGAACTCAAACAGCTCATGGGAGCTAAAAATGCCGTTGTGATCACTGGTCCATCTGGCACTGGAAAAACAACGACGGCAAAAGCGTTGATTGCGACACTCCGAGATGCCAGTCCGCATCTGACACATGTTCAGGTCAGCGGAGGCCCAGAGCAAATTCGGAATGACATCACGCCAGGCTCGATTGTCTACGAAATTGAAGATCCTTGGGGGAAATATAGAGCGGAGCCAACGGCATTGCCCTGGAACGACGCGATCAATGCGTTTCTTCACTCCGCATCAGCAGATCGAAAGTTCGTCATCACAAGTCGGTCTGATGTCTTGAAGGCTGCGGACCTTAAGTCCCTCGACAAAAGATACACCATTGAGCTGTCGGAGGGGCACTACCGGAAGGCTGATCGAAGCAATCTCTTTGACAATCGCCTAAAAGCCATGCCACGCGGTGAGCAGATCTCTGCGCTGAAGTATAAGGCCGATGTGACAAAGAATCTTTTGCTACCGCTTGAAATCGAGCGGTTTTTCGGCAGCGCGGCACTGGGAGCGAAAGTGGATGAAACCGAAGCCACGTTCATGCACCGCTGTATCGACCAGGCCAAACAAGAACTCATTGAGACAACCCTTATTCTAGGCATCAAGGAACGCAACGATTGGGAGCAAGCTGCAGTAATCTGGGCGCTTATGAAGGCCCGCAAGCGTATCACATTTGGTGCACTCGAGGAGTTGGAACCCGACCTCTACGGGAAATTACCAACCCTTGAAGACAAGCTCCTGCCTTTTGTTAGCTTTCTCGTTGCTGGTGGCAACCTCAAGCAAAACGCAGCCGAGATCAGCTACGCGCACCCGCGGGTTGAAGCCGGGCTGGAAGAAGCAGCGTTGAAGAACGCGAATAAGACGTCGCGCGTCATTGGCCAGCTTGTTGATTCCCTAATCGAACTCGATCAAGTGACGGGCACCGACTGGGGAACGGAGACAGCTGCTCTGATCCGCGCCGCGATATTTCCGATAAAGAAACTGAAAGTTCGAGTTCCTTCCACAAGACAAGCGAAAATAGACAATTGGTTGATATCGCTCTTGGGTCGCAATGAGCCCACATTTCGAGATGATCTGGCTCTCGCCGCTAAGTCTGGATCGCCGACATGTGCTGTAGCCGAGCTCGCAAGGTGGCTGAATGAGAGCCCGATCGATAAGAACTGGTTCAATATGAGGTCTTGGAAGGAACCGGAAAAACCTCAGGATTGGTACGATTGGCTTTCAAATGAACCGCACACTCATGCCATATGTACAACCTTCATACAAAGCGTTCTTGGCTTCGCGCACAACTCATTTCCTAGCAGCTTTTATCAATCGGTTGCAAAACTCTCACCAAATCTCGTCTCGGCATTTAGAACCGGCATCAGCGAAATAATCCGGCACGGATACAATTTAAATTCTGAATCATTGATCAATGGCGCACTGGTGGACCTAGAGGGCTTTGAGTGTGTCATACCAGAGGCGGCAGATGAATGGGACAGAGTCATCAGCTCTCATGACCGAAAATTTGAACTCGCCATCCACAATGAGGATCTAGACTCTTACGCAGCCGATCACTACTCGGAAAGCGCAGCCGAAGACGGTTACACAGCAGGCGAGGTGCTGAAATCCTACGTTGTAGCACGACGAGACGCAGGTGAGTGGCAGAAATTAGCGAATCATCAACGCCGTGATTCCTTTATCTGGGATTGGATCAATTGCGTTAATGGAACCGATGATTTTGATGAGGCTGAGTTGATTGCCATCGGAACTATCGCCAGCAATCATCGGCATGAAAATTTGTTTTGGGATGCAGCGAAAAAGCACTTTACGCAGTCGCTGGCAGAACTTCTAGAAGTGCGACTAAGAGAGGGATCTGACGACCGGTCAATACGTGCCAGCGCTGCGTCAACGGCACTCGTTCACGCACCCGCTCTTGTTAGCAAGTTGTTTTCAGAATCTGGGGGACTCTCTGTGGAGCGAAAACTTGAGCTGGCGACGGATATGAAAGAGTCCCTGCAAGCCGACGAACAGACGACCGCAGCCCAACTTGCCGTCATCGAAAAACACACTGCTGAAGCGGGGGATGATTTGGCTCAAGCGATCCACCTGATCTTGGATTTCCCCAATGCGGAAGCTTCTCCACGCTCGGCCAACATACTCCGATCCATTCCTGACTCAGCGCGACCGGAACTTAATCTCGGCGTTGCTAGGGTGCTTGCTCGATGCGGCGACAACGTTTCGAACCGGATTGATCGGATTCTGACAACTACTCATAACGTCTCAAAAGAGAACATCGAACTCGTGAATCGAGCCATGGAGCTCGGTGTCGCTCAGGACAACCAACGCCTGATAACGGTAGGATTGAGCCACGAATTTGCTCGTTGCCGAGTAACGGCGATGAACGCATTTTTCTCCAAATCATCGACACCATTGCCGCCAGAATTACGAGACATGAGGAGAGATAGCAGCAGCCTTGTCCGCAAGCGCCTTGTAGCCATGCTGGAAGAAAGACCTCACGACAGCCATACGGACGCACTAATAGACCTAACCTTCGACACATGGACTCCCGACCACCATGGCCAAGATGACGTGGAGTACCCAATCGCGGAAAAAGCGGCCAAACTCTTGCTCGCTCAAGCGACTCTCAGTAATGACGCTTATAAGCGAATTATCAAGTCGCTTAAGAAGAGCGACAACAACAGCGTCAGAATGACGCTGTTGCAATCAATGGTCAAGCACGGCTCCCCTGCTCGTCGCGACAAGATCGTGGAGATTGCGATTGGCGAGGGAAACCCAATATTTCAACGACTCTCAGCAAAAGCCCTTTATTTTCAGAGTGAATTTTTAGAAGAACGGCAACTGGATCTTATCGCCGACGAAAACGTCGGGTCAGTGAGTTCAGAAGTCGCATGCTGGCTTGTGTTGACTTTGGTTGCGAGGTCATCCGATGCACGCATTTTAAAACTTACCGAATCTCTCGCCATCAACGCGGATCGTTCCGTTCTCAATGCGTTGATCTATCTGGCCACCTTCGATAACGTCCGCGACAAGCTTAATTCGGCAATCGCCAATCTTCTCCCTGCCAGTAAAATATCAGCCCTAAACGACACCTTATCATCTGGTGATACTTCGGACCTCGACTACCTCGACTACCTCGACGATCTCGGAGAAGTGCGGATGGTGGAAGAAGTGAAAGACTTCATTCGCGCATTCGCTTAA
- a CDS encoding type II toxin-antitoxin system RelE family toxin yields the protein MYQLLIERSAEKDLKKIAAEERPKLAAAMRDLANEPRPIGCRKLAGSDNDWRIRVGNYRVIYEIADEVRIVRIVRVRHRKDSYRLTLHERHLTGNRCHGPRPPDGQDR from the coding sequence ATGTATCAGCTACTGATCGAGCGTTCGGCAGAGAAAGATCTCAAGAAAATTGCCGCGGAAGAACGCCCGAAGTTGGCAGCTGCCATGCGTGATCTCGCCAATGAACCGCGTCCCATCGGATGCCGCAAACTCGCTGGCTCCGACAACGACTGGCGGATCCGCGTCGGAAACTACCGCGTCATCTACGAAATCGCGGATGAAGTCCGCATCGTGAGAATCGTTCGCGTCCGCCATCGCAAGGACTCCTATCGCTTAACCCTCCATGAACGACACCTCACCGGAAATCGCTGCCATGGTCCACGCCCGCCTGATGGCCAAGACCGGTGA
- a CDS encoding type II toxin-antitoxin system Phd/YefM family antitoxin produces MKTKMPEPEIITRKGKPVSVILPIEIYQEMLERLEDADDIEWLKKARKKPQSFRNLDEALADLGA; encoded by the coding sequence ATGAAAACGAAAATGCCGGAACCGGAAATCATCACCCGCAAGGGCAAGCCGGTCTCCGTCATCCTTCCCATCGAGATTTATCAGGAAATGCTCGAGCGCCTCGAAGACGCCGACGACATCGAATGGCTAAAAAAGGCGCGGAAGAAGCCCCAATCTTTCCGGAATTTGGATGAGGCGCTGGCAGATCTCGGAGCGTAG
- the thiC gene encoding phosphomethylpyrimidine synthase ThiC, whose amino-acid sequence MIAPEESTGAATAESHDASRAPLPASTRVYVQGELFPEVRVPMREIALSDTKSFNGRIEKNEAVRVYDCSGPWGDPAFTGTSDEGLPPLRRDWILARGDVAEYEGRKVQPQDNGYLTEKHVEFASKSERANKFVEFPGLTSDRRMPLRATGKPVTQKWYADNGIITPEMEFIAIRENMRRAKIADMKEDIVRNHLDKQHAGSNQLPDSPYTPNIFRRFPQRIPAEITPEFVRSEVAAGRAIIPLNVNHPECEPMIIGRNFLVKINANIGNSAVASSIEEEVEKMRWATKWGADTVMDLSTGKNIHATREWILRNSPVPIGTVPIYQALEKVNGKAEDLTWELYRDTLIEQAEQGVDYFTIHAGVLLRFVPMTASRMTGIVSRGGSIMAKWCLAHHKENFLYTHWDEICDICAAYDVSFSIGDGLRPGSIADANDKAQFGELEVQGELTTRAWAKGCQVMNEGPGHVPMHMIEENMAKQLEWCHEAPFYTLGPLTTDIAPGYDHITSGIGAAMIGWYGCAMLCYVTPKEHLGLPNKKDVKDGVITYKLAAHAADIAKGHPGAQYRDNALSKARFEFRWEDQFNLGLDPVTAREFHDETLPQDGAKTAHFCSMCGPHFCSMKISEDVRQYAAEQGIAEEEAIAKGMEEKSKEFTEAGAEVYVPA is encoded by the coding sequence ATGATCGCCCCTGAAGAATCCACCGGCGCCGCCACGGCAGAATCCCACGACGCCTCCCGCGCTCCCCTGCCCGCCTCGACCCGCGTTTACGTCCAGGGAGAGCTCTTCCCGGAAGTCCGCGTGCCAATGCGTGAGATCGCGCTCTCCGATACCAAATCCTTCAACGGCCGCATCGAGAAGAACGAGGCCGTCCGCGTCTATGACTGCTCCGGCCCGTGGGGCGATCCCGCTTTCACCGGCACCTCCGACGAAGGCCTGCCGCCGCTCCGACGCGACTGGATCCTCGCCCGCGGCGACGTCGCCGAATACGAGGGCCGCAAGGTCCAACCGCAGGACAATGGCTACCTCACCGAGAAGCACGTCGAGTTCGCCTCCAAGTCCGAGCGCGCGAACAAGTTCGTCGAGTTCCCCGGCCTCACCTCCGACCGCCGCATGCCGCTGCGCGCCACCGGCAAGCCCGTCACGCAGAAGTGGTATGCCGACAATGGCATCATCACGCCCGAGATGGAATTCATCGCCATCCGCGAGAACATGCGCCGCGCCAAGATCGCGGACATGAAGGAGGACATCGTCCGCAATCACCTCGACAAGCAGCACGCCGGCTCCAATCAGCTCCCGGACAGCCCGTACACGCCGAACATCTTCCGCCGCTTCCCGCAGCGCATCCCGGCCGAGATCACGCCGGAGTTCGTCCGCAGCGAAGTCGCCGCCGGCCGCGCGATCATCCCGCTCAATGTAAACCACCCGGAGTGCGAGCCGATGATCATCGGCCGGAACTTCCTCGTGAAGATCAATGCCAACATCGGCAACTCCGCCGTCGCCTCCTCCATCGAGGAGGAAGTGGAGAAGATGCGCTGGGCCACCAAGTGGGGCGCGGACACGGTGATGGACCTTTCCACCGGCAAGAACATCCACGCCACCCGCGAGTGGATCCTTCGCAATTCCCCCGTGCCCATCGGCACCGTGCCTATCTATCAGGCGCTGGAGAAAGTGAACGGCAAGGCCGAGGACCTCACCTGGGAACTCTACCGGGACACCCTCATCGAGCAGGCCGAGCAAGGCGTCGACTATTTCACCATCCACGCCGGCGTGCTGCTGCGCTTCGTGCCCATGACCGCCAGCCGCATGACCGGCATCGTCTCACGCGGTGGATCCATCATGGCAAAGTGGTGCCTCGCCCATCACAAGGAGAACTTCCTCTACACCCATTGGGACGAGATCTGCGACATCTGCGCCGCCTACGATGTCTCCTTCTCCATCGGCGATGGCCTCCGCCCCGGCTCGATCGCGGACGCGAATGACAAGGCCCAGTTCGGCGAACTCGAAGTGCAGGGCGAGCTCACCACCCGCGCCTGGGCGAAGGGCTGCCAGGTCATGAACGAAGGCCCCGGCCACGTCCCCATGCACATGATCGAGGAGAACATGGCCAAGCAACTCGAGTGGTGCCACGAGGCCCCCTTCTACACCCTCGGGCCATTGACCACCGACATCGCCCCCGGCTACGACCACATCACCAGCGGCATCGGCGCCGCCATGATCGGCTGGTACGGCTGCGCCATGCTCTGCTACGTCACGCCAAAGGAACACCTCGGCCTGCCTAACAAAAAGGACGTCAAGGACGGCGTCATCACCTACAAGCTCGCCGCCCACGCCGCCGACATCGCCAAGGGCCACCCCGGTGCCCAGTACCGCGACAACGCCCTCAGCAAGGCCCGCTTCGAGTTCCGCTGGGAAGACCAGTTCAACCTCGGCCTCGACCCCGTCACCGCCCGCGAATTCCACGACGAAACCCTCCCGCAGGACGGTGCCAAAACCGCCCACTTCTGCTCCATGTGCGGCCCCCACTTCTGCTCGATGAAGATCAGCGAAGACGTCCGCCAATACGCCGCCGAACAAGGCATCGCCGAAGAAGAAGCCATCGCCAAGGGCATGGAAGAAAAGAGCAAGGAGTTCACCGAGGCTGGGGCGGAAGTCTACGTGCCTGCATGA